CGACATCACGCTGTACCGCGACGACCTGATGACCAAGCCGCCGCGGCCGCTGGAGGTCACCTCGATCCCGGCCGGCGGCATCGACGACGCGCTGGTGATCCTCGTCGACGACGTGCTGTACTCCGGCCGCTCGGTGCGCTCGGCCCTGGACGCGCTGCGCGACGTGGGCCGGCCGAGCTCGGTGCAGCTGGCGGTGCTGGTCGACCGCGGCCACCGGGAACTGCCGTTGCGCGCCGACTACGTCGGCAAGAACGTGCCGACCTCGCGCACCGAGAGCGTGCACGTGCAACTGCGCGAGCACGACGGCCGCGACGGCGTGGTGATCTCCCGATGAGCACGAGACACCTGCTCACCGCCGGCGACCTGAGCCGCGACGACGCCACCGCCATCCTCGACGACGCCGACCGGTTCGCCCAGGCCCTGGTGGGCCGCGAGATCAAGAAGCTGCCGACGCTGCGCGGCCGCACCATCGTCACGATGTTCTACGAGAACTCGACCCGCACCCGGGTGTCGTTCGAGGTGGCCGGCAAGTGGATGAGCGCCGACGTGATCAACGTCAGCGCGGCCGGATCGTCGGTGGGCAAGGGCGAGTCGCTGCGCGACACCGCGCTGACGCTGCGGGCCGCCGGGGCCGACGCGCTGATCATCCGCCACCCGGCATCCGGTGCCGCGCACCTGCTCGCCGAGTGGACCGCCGCCAACGAGGCTGGCTCGGAAGGCCCGTCGGTGATCAACGCCGGCGACGGCACCCACGAGCACCCGACGCAGGCGCTGCTCGACGCGCTGACCATCCGCCAGCGGCTCGGCGGCATCGAGGGCCGGCGCGTCGTGATCGTCGGCGACATCCTGCACAGCCGGGTCGCCCGCTCCAACGTCGCGCTGCTGCACACCCTGGGCGCCGAGGTGGTGCTGGTCGCGCCGCCGACGCTGCTGCCGGTCGGGGTGAATGGCTGGCCGGCCACCGTCTCCTACGACTTCGACGCCGAGCTGCCCGCCGCCGACGCGGTGCTGATGCTGCGGGTGCAGGCCGAGCGGATGAACGGCGGCTTCTTCCCGTCGGTGCGCGAGTACTCGGTCCGGTACGGGCTTTCCGACCGGCGCCAGGCGATGCTTCCCGGGCATGCCGTGGTGCTGCATCCCGGGCCGATGGTGCGCGGCATGGAGATCGCGTCCTCGGTGGCTGACTCGTCGCAATCGGCTGTGCTGCAACAGGTTTCCAACGGGGTGCACGTGCGGATGGCGGTGCTGTTCCACGTGCTCGTGGGGGCCGAGGAGGCTGTAGCATGACCGTCCTGATCCGCGGGGTCCGGCTCTACGGCGAAGGCGACCGCGTCGACGTGCTCGTCGAGGACGGCCAAATCGCCGACATCAGCACAGGCCTGGCGATCCCCGATTACGCGGACGTCATCGAGGCCACCGACCAGATCCTGCTGCCCGGATTCGTCGACCTGCACACCCACCTGCGCGAGCCCGGCCGCGAATACGCCGAGGACATCGAAACCGGTTCGGCCGCAGCGGCTTTGGGCGGATTCACGGCGGTGTTCGCGATGGCCAACACCGACCCGGTCGCCGACAGCCCGGTGGTCACCGACCACGTCTGGCACCGCGGTCAGCAGGTCGGCCTGGTCGACGTGCATCCCGTCGGCGCCGTCACCGTCGGGCTGGCCGGAACCGAGCTCACCGAGATGGGCATGATGGCCGCCGGCGCCGCGCAGGTGCGGATGTTCTCCGACGACGGCGTCTGCGTGCACGACCCGCTGATCATGCGCCGCGCCCTGGAGTACGCCACCGGGCTGGGGGTGCTGATCGCCCAGCACGCCGAGGAGCCGCGGCTGACCGTCGGCGCGGTCGCCCACGAGGGCCCCACCGCCGCCCGGCTGGGCCTGTCGGGATGGCCGCGGGCCGCCGAGGAATCGATCGTCGCCCGCGACGCCCTGTTGGCCCGCGACGCCGGCGCCCGGGTGCACATCTGCCACGCGTCGGCCGCCGGAACCGTCGAGATCGTGAGATGGGCTAAGGCGCAAGGCATTTCGATCACCGCCGAGGTCACCCCGCATCACCTGGCGCTCGACGACGGCAGGCTGGCCGGCTACGACGGGGTGAACCGGGTCAACCCGCCGCTGCGCGAGGCCGCCGACGCGGTCGCGTTGCGTCAAGCGCTGGCCGACGGGGTAATCGACTGTGTGGCCACCGACCATGCCCCGCACGCCGAGCACGAGAAATGCTGCGAGTTCTCCGCGGCGCGCCCCGGCATGCTGGGGTTGCAGACGGCGCTGTCGGTGGTGGTGCGGACGATGGTGGCGCCCGGGCTGCTGACGTGGCGCGACGTCGCCCGGGTGATGAGTGAGAATCCGGCGCGCATCGCGCGCCTGCCCGATCAGGGCCGGCCGCTGGAGGTGGGCGAGCCGGCCAACCTGACCGTGGTGGACCCCGACGCCACCTGGACGGTCACCGGGCCCGATCTGGCCAGCCGGTCGGCCAACACGCCCTACGAGTCGATGACCCTGCCCGCCACCGTGACCGCCACCCTGCTGCGCGGAAAGGTCACCGCCCGGGACGGAAAGAGCCCGGCATGAATTCGGGAACGCTGGTGGGGTCGTTGATCTTCGCGGCCGTGCTGGTGGTGGTGATCGCGGTGGTGATCCAGCTGATGATGCTCGGCTGGCGCCGTCGCGCGCAGCGCCAGGAGGAGCTGATCGGCGACCTGCCCGCCGTGCCCGACGAGGTGGGCGCCGCGACCACCACGCTTCGGGGCGTCTATGTCGGTTGCACGCTGGCGCCGGAACGGAGCGAACGGATCACGGCCGGCGACCTCGGCTACCGCAGCAAGGCGGTGCTGAGCCGCTATCCCGAAGGAATCCTGCTGGAACGCTCCCACGCCAGCCCGATCTGGATTCCCCAGGGCTCGATCACCGAAGTCCGCACCGAGCGCGTGCTGGCCGGCAAGGTCGCGGCCCGCAGTGGAATACTGGCGATCCGATGGCGGCTGCCGTCGAGCGTCGAGATCGACACCGGGTTTCGGGCCAACGACCGTGGCGAGTACGGGATTTGGCTGGATGGCTGGCCGAAGGAGGCCGCGTGAATAAGGCCCTGCTGGTGCTCGAAGACGGTCGCGTCTTCACCGGGACGCCGTTCGGCGAGATCGGCGAAACCCTCGGGGAAGCCGTCTTTTCCACCGGCATGTCCGGCTATCAGGAGACGCTGACCGATCCCAGTTATCACCGCCAGATCGTGGTGGCCACCGCGCCGCAGATCGGCAACACCGGCTGGAACGGCGAGGACGCCGAGAGCCGCGGCGACAAGATCTGGGTCGCCGGCTACGCGGTGCGCGACCCGTCGCCGCGCGCCTCCAACTGGCGCGCCACCGGCACATTGGAGGACGCGCTGGTCCGCCAGCGCATCGTCGGGATCGCCGGCATCGACACCCGGGCCGTGGTCCGGCACCTGCGCAGCCGCGGCTCGATGAAGGCGGGCGTGTTCTCCGGTGACGCGCTTGCCGACCCAGCCGAGTTGCTGGATCGGGTGCGGGGCCAACGGTCCATGCTGGGCGCCGACCTTGCCGGCGAGGTCAGCACGCCCGAGACCTACACCGTGGAACCCGAAGGCCCGCAGCGCTTTACGGTGGCCGCGCTGGACCTGGGGATCAAGACCAACACCCCGCGCAACTTCGCCCGGCGCGGCATCCGCAGCCACGTGCTGCCGTCGTCGGCGACCTTCGAGCAGATCGCCGACCTCAGGCCGGACGGCGTGTTCCTGTCCAACGGCCCCGGCGACCCCGCCACCGCCGACCACGTCGTCGCGCTCACCCGCGAGGTGCTGGGCGCCGGAATCCCGTTGTTCGGAATCTGTTTCGGCAACCAGATCCTGGGCCGGGCGCTGGGGTTGTCCACCTACAAGATGGTGTTCGGCCATCGCGGCATCAACATCCCGGTCATCGACCACGCCACCGGCCGGGTCGCGGTGACCGCGCAGAACCACGGTTTCGCGCTGGAAGGGGAGGCGGGCCAGTCCTTCGACACGCCGTTCGGCCCGGCGATCGTCAGCCACACCTGCGCCAACGACGGGACGGTCGAGGGCGTCAAACTCGCCAGCGGCCGGGCGTTTTCGGTGCAATACCACCCCGAAGCCGCCGCCGGCCCGCA
The nucleotide sequence above comes from Mycobacterium malmoense. Encoded proteins:
- the pyrR gene encoding bifunctional pyr operon transcriptional regulator/uracil phosphoribosyltransferase PyrR: MAAATGRELMSAADVSRTISRIAHQIIEKTALDGPDAPRVVLLGIPTRGVTLANRLAANIGEYSGVEVGHGALDITLYRDDLMTKPPRPLEVTSIPAGGIDDALVILVDDVLYSGRSVRSALDALRDVGRPSSVQLAVLVDRGHRELPLRADYVGKNVPTSRTESVHVQLREHDGRDGVVISR
- a CDS encoding aspartate carbamoyltransferase catalytic subunit; protein product: MSTRHLLTAGDLSRDDATAILDDADRFAQALVGREIKKLPTLRGRTIVTMFYENSTRTRVSFEVAGKWMSADVINVSAAGSSVGKGESLRDTALTLRAAGADALIIRHPASGAAHLLAEWTAANEAGSEGPSVINAGDGTHEHPTQALLDALTIRQRLGGIEGRRVVIVGDILHSRVARSNVALLHTLGAEVVLVAPPTLLPVGVNGWPATVSYDFDAELPAADAVLMLRVQAERMNGGFFPSVREYSVRYGLSDRRQAMLPGHAVVLHPGPMVRGMEIASSVADSSQSAVLQQVSNGVHVRMAVLFHVLVGAEEAVA
- a CDS encoding dihydroorotase; this encodes MTVLIRGVRLYGEGDRVDVLVEDGQIADISTGLAIPDYADVIEATDQILLPGFVDLHTHLREPGREYAEDIETGSAAAALGGFTAVFAMANTDPVADSPVVTDHVWHRGQQVGLVDVHPVGAVTVGLAGTELTEMGMMAAGAAQVRMFSDDGVCVHDPLIMRRALEYATGLGVLIAQHAEEPRLTVGAVAHEGPTAARLGLSGWPRAAEESIVARDALLARDAGARVHICHASAAGTVEIVRWAKAQGISITAEVTPHHLALDDGRLAGYDGVNRVNPPLREAADAVALRQALADGVIDCVATDHAPHAEHEKCCEFSAARPGMLGLQTALSVVVRTMVAPGLLTWRDVARVMSENPARIARLPDQGRPLEVGEPANLTVVDPDATWTVTGPDLASRSANTPYESMTLPATVTATLLRGKVTARDGKSPA
- a CDS encoding transporter; translated protein: MNSGTLVGSLIFAAVLVVVIAVVIQLMMLGWRRRAQRQEELIGDLPAVPDEVGAATTTLRGVYVGCTLAPERSERITAGDLGYRSKAVLSRYPEGILLERSHASPIWIPQGSITEVRTERVLAGKVAARSGILAIRWRLPSSVEIDTGFRANDRGEYGIWLDGWPKEAA
- the carA gene encoding glutamine-hydrolyzing carbamoyl-phosphate synthase small subunit, whose product is MNKALLVLEDGRVFTGTPFGEIGETLGEAVFSTGMSGYQETLTDPSYHRQIVVATAPQIGNTGWNGEDAESRGDKIWVAGYAVRDPSPRASNWRATGTLEDALVRQRIVGIAGIDTRAVVRHLRSRGSMKAGVFSGDALADPAELLDRVRGQRSMLGADLAGEVSTPETYTVEPEGPQRFTVAALDLGIKTNTPRNFARRGIRSHVLPSSATFEQIADLRPDGVFLSNGPGDPATADHVVALTREVLGAGIPLFGICFGNQILGRALGLSTYKMVFGHRGINIPVIDHATGRVAVTAQNHGFALEGEAGQSFDTPFGPAIVSHTCANDGTVEGVKLASGRAFSVQYHPEAAAGPHDAEYLFDQFVDLMGGRP